From Synoicihabitans lomoniglobus, the proteins below share one genomic window:
- a CDS encoding MazG family protein: MSALLELRETIARLRAPGGCPWDQEQTHASLVRCLIDEVSELIETIDRGDVVHMREELGDVLIQVYFHAQIAAERGDFDLDDVAREVNEKLVRRHPHVFGDEERLETSGQVLTKWEEIKAQEKKNGPPAKGLFKPQPPRLPATMWAESIWKQIIKKGFQRPASADPAAIEVKANALDDDTLGRELFILAAAARERGLDPEGALRRHASRVMSDVEADPRNT; encoded by the coding sequence ATGAGTGCATTGCTCGAACTTCGTGAAACCATTGCTCGCCTCCGAGCTCCCGGCGGATGCCCGTGGGACCAGGAACAGACTCATGCCTCCCTGGTGCGCTGCCTGATCGACGAAGTGAGTGAATTGATCGAGACGATCGATCGTGGGGACGTCGTGCACATGCGCGAAGAATTGGGCGACGTGCTGATCCAGGTTTACTTTCACGCACAAATCGCCGCCGAGCGCGGAGATTTCGATCTCGATGACGTCGCGCGTGAAGTGAATGAAAAACTCGTGCGGCGGCATCCACACGTTTTTGGCGATGAGGAGCGACTCGAAACGTCGGGCCAGGTCCTCACGAAGTGGGAGGAAATCAAAGCGCAGGAGAAGAAAAACGGTCCACCGGCGAAAGGGTTGTTCAAGCCCCAACCACCACGACTTCCGGCCACGATGTGGGCGGAGTCGATTTGGAAGCAGATCATCAAAAAAGGATTTCAACGCCCGGCGTCGGCCGACCCCGCCGCGATCGAGGTCAAAGCGAACGCGCTCGACGACGATACGCTGGGCCGCGAGCTCTTCATTCTGGCGGCAGCCGCCCGGGAGCGTGGTCTCGATCCCGAAGGAGCCCTCCGTCGCCACGCGTCTCGCGTGATGTCCGATGTCGAAGCCGACCCCAGAAACACCTGA
- a CDS encoding LuxR C-terminal-related transcriptional regulator → MPNSLDMGANAQLSPQHVLTKRVMVVDDHLSVVEMVIQFLDSLGGFTVVGQATTVDEAIRVGLEQKPDLVILDLVLENGATGLRLIDDLRRASPNTRYMIYSGNLTLNAVRAALSGGVLGIVDKGSPLSELRQALRSTIEGTPYYSSSAAEYLRHLVREKRNDTKQVDLSPRERSVLSMLAEGLSSKEIAARLGLSMHTVVNHRSNLMRKTGLHRVAQLSRYAVEIGLLNPPRVP, encoded by the coding sequence ATGCCTAATAGCTTAGATATGGGCGCAAATGCTCAACTTTCTCCTCAACACGTTCTCACCAAGCGAGTGATGGTGGTCGATGACCACCTGTCAGTCGTGGAAATGGTTATTCAATTCCTTGATAGTCTCGGCGGCTTCACCGTCGTGGGCCAAGCGACCACCGTCGACGAAGCGATTCGAGTCGGGTTGGAGCAAAAGCCCGATTTGGTGATACTCGACCTGGTGCTTGAAAATGGAGCCACCGGGCTGCGCCTGATCGACGATCTGCGCCGGGCCAGTCCCAATACGCGCTACATGATTTACTCCGGGAATTTAACCCTCAACGCCGTCCGAGCAGCGCTCTCCGGGGGCGTTTTGGGGATTGTGGATAAGGGGTCTCCCCTCAGTGAGCTGAGACAGGCCCTTCGCAGCACGATCGAAGGCACGCCATATTATTCCAGCTCCGCCGCCGAATACCTGCGGCATTTGGTGCGTGAAAAACGCAACGACACCAAACAGGTGGATTTAAGTCCGCGGGAACGTTCGGTTCTATCGATGTTGGCCGAAGGATTGAGCTCGAAAGAAATCGCCGCCCGCCTCGGCTTGAGCATGCACACCGTCGTCAACCATCGCAGCAACTTGATGCGGAAAACCGGCCTTCATCGCGTCGCGCAACTTTCCCGTTACGCCGTGGAAATCGGATTATTGAATCCCCCGCGGGTTCCCTAG
- a CDS encoding tyrosine recombinase XerC, whose amino-acid sequence MSKPTPETPEFVLPAAVEQVWLEPFAAWLSKERRYSAHTVRNYRHAFVDFFRWLSTSGVAEKPFDELTRREMRDFVIEAQGRFDRRTLHLHVSGLRSFFRFWITRGRMARNPFTGIPLPKLEKRLPQFLTEVQMRSLLLGPQRLLDNESIDAFTAWRDRVVLELLYGGGLRVSELCNLTYAAIEKRAGVARIVGKGGKERLCPLGSVAMAVLQRWESEFAPSISTDAPVVVTRRHTVMKPREVQLLLKRYLALADLPLDLTPHKIRHSYATHLLNAGADLRLVQELLGHANLATTQIYTHVSVARLKAVHRTAHPRS is encoded by the coding sequence ATGTCGAAGCCGACCCCAGAAACACCTGAATTCGTCCTGCCGGCGGCCGTCGAACAGGTCTGGCTGGAGCCGTTTGCGGCGTGGTTGAGCAAAGAGCGACGATACTCCGCCCATACGGTGCGAAATTACCGGCACGCCTTCGTTGATTTTTTCCGCTGGTTGAGCACCTCGGGAGTCGCCGAAAAACCGTTCGACGAACTTACGCGACGGGAGATGCGCGATTTTGTGATCGAAGCTCAGGGGCGTTTTGATCGCCGCACACTCCACCTGCATGTTTCGGGACTTCGTTCGTTTTTTCGTTTTTGGATTACTCGCGGGCGCATGGCTCGAAATCCCTTCACGGGTATTCCGCTGCCCAAGCTGGAAAAGCGACTGCCGCAGTTTTTAACCGAGGTGCAAATGCGAAGCCTCCTATTGGGCCCGCAACGGCTACTCGACAACGAGAGCATCGACGCTTTCACCGCTTGGCGTGATCGAGTCGTGTTGGAATTGCTCTACGGCGGCGGTCTGCGGGTGAGCGAGTTGTGCAATTTAACCTACGCCGCGATCGAAAAAAGGGCAGGGGTCGCACGCATCGTCGGCAAGGGTGGCAAAGAACGCCTTTGTCCGCTCGGCAGCGTCGCGATGGCTGTATTGCAACGCTGGGAATCGGAGTTTGCGCCGTCGATATCGACTGACGCTCCCGTGGTCGTCACACGCCGACACACGGTGATGAAACCGCGCGAGGTGCAGCTGCTGTTAAAGCGCTACCTGGCCTTGGCAGACCTGCCTCTCGACCTGACTCCCCACAAGATCCGCCATAGCTACGCGACGCATTTGCTCAATGCCGGCGCCGATTTACGTCTCGTGCAGGAACTACTGGGACACGCCAATTTGGCCACGACCCAGATTTACACTCATGTCAGTGTCGCCCGCCTAAAAGCCGTCCACCGGACTGCTCATCCTCGCTCGTAA
- a CDS encoding mechanosensitive ion channel family protein codes for MTSGIDWAINIGLALAIFIIGRIAVGIITRFILGAFKKAKIDDTLAGFLAKIANIMMTLVVVMAALGKLGIETTSFIAILGAAGLAIGLALQGSLANFAAGVMIIIFRPFKVGDFIEAGGTKGIVEGISIFNTNMRTPQNQVVIVPNAQVGGGTITNYSVKETRRIDLTMGVSYDDDLKVAKDTIWKALNSDERILKDPAAIVGVMNLGESSVDIVVWFWVNSPDFLMTKMDMTERLKVDLEAAGCSIPYPQRDVHMFTPEKSA; via the coding sequence ATGACCTCCGGGATCGATTGGGCCATCAATATCGGTCTCGCCCTCGCGATATTCATCATCGGTCGCATCGCCGTCGGCATCATCACTCGCTTCATTCTCGGCGCCTTCAAGAAGGCCAAAATCGACGATACCTTGGCAGGGTTTCTCGCTAAAATTGCCAACATCATGATGACCCTGGTCGTCGTGATGGCCGCTCTCGGCAAACTCGGCATTGAGACCACCTCCTTCATCGCCATTCTGGGTGCGGCCGGTTTGGCCATCGGTTTGGCGCTTCAAGGCTCCCTGGCCAACTTCGCCGCCGGCGTGATGATCATCATCTTCCGTCCCTTCAAAGTCGGCGACTTCATCGAAGCCGGCGGCACCAAAGGCATCGTGGAGGGTATCAGCATCTTCAACACGAACATGCGCACGCCGCAGAACCAGGTCGTTATCGTCCCCAACGCTCAAGTCGGCGGTGGCACCATCACCAACTACTCGGTCAAGGAAACCCGTCGCATCGACCTCACCATGGGCGTCAGCTATGATGACGACCTCAAGGTGGCCAAGGACACGATCTGGAAGGCGCTGAACAGCGATGAGCGCATCCTCAAGGATCCGGCCGCCATCGTGGGCGTGATGAACCTCGGCGAGAGCAGCGTCGACATCGTGGTTTGGTTCTGGGTGAACTCCCCGGACTTCCTCATGACCAAGATGGACATGACGGAGCGCCTCAAAGTCGATCTCGAGGCCGCCGGTTGCTCGATCCCTTATCCGCAACGCGACGTGCACATGTTCACGCCGGAGAAATCGGCCTGA
- the rsmA gene encoding 16S rRNA (adenine(1518)-N(6)/adenine(1519)-N(6))-dimethyltransferase RsmA, translating to MDANIVRKSVELASVAATDRVVEIGPGLGTLTRALLSTGAQVWAIEHDPRLAAYLRTDVMPDAGGRLHLMEGDALDAPRAGLATNEAAAGFKVVANLPYAISTPWMDSMLADPLPQHMVLMLQREAADRYAAAPGSKQFGAISIFLQSAFDIAPGHKVPAACFHPRPDIESYLLNLVRKPVPYLFSPETKRLIRACFQQRRKQVSSLLRGKLPDDGQSWISTLTLEGLDGRARPEAIPTKAWQRLSVT from the coding sequence GTGGACGCGAATATCGTGCGGAAGTCGGTGGAGCTCGCGAGCGTGGCCGCGACTGATCGCGTGGTCGAAATCGGCCCCGGACTCGGCACCCTCACCCGTGCCCTCTTGTCGACCGGCGCTCAGGTCTGGGCGATCGAACACGATCCCCGCTTGGCCGCGTATCTCCGCACCGATGTCATGCCGGACGCGGGCGGTAGGTTGCACTTGATGGAAGGCGATGCCTTGGATGCGCCGCGCGCCGGGCTCGCAACGAACGAGGCCGCAGCCGGATTCAAAGTGGTCGCCAATTTGCCCTACGCCATCTCGACCCCGTGGATGGACAGCATGCTGGCCGACCCCCTGCCGCAGCACATGGTGTTGATGTTGCAGCGGGAAGCGGCGGACCGTTATGCCGCCGCGCCCGGATCGAAACAGTTCGGCGCCATTTCAATTTTCCTGCAGTCGGCCTTCGATATTGCGCCCGGCCACAAAGTCCCGGCGGCGTGTTTCCACCCCCGCCCCGACATCGAATCCTACTTGCTGAACCTCGTGCGAAAACCGGTGCCCTACTTGTTTTCGCCAGAAACCAAGCGGTTGATCCGGGCCTGTTTTCAGCAACGCCGAAAACAAGTCTCCTCTCTGTTGCGTGGCAAACTGCCCGATGATGGTCAGAGTTGGATCTCTACTTTAACCCTAGAGGGTTTGGATGGTCGGGCTCGTCCGGAGGCGATTCCCACGAAGGCGTGGCAGCGGCTATCCGTCACTTGA
- the trpC gene encoding indole-3-glycerol phosphate synthase TrpC: MSDKLTEIMAWKRQEIAPDVRSVSLDELAQLHRALPSPPSFLQALRRSDDGLAVIAEIKRRSPSAGEIAAGASALTQAARYQSAGADCLSVLTDQKYFGGTLSDLEQVTASFRESPPAVPCLRKDFMVHPIQVRQAREAGASAILIIVRALTDEEIMTLHAAATAAGLDALFEIHSEAELERAVSHRAQIIGVNNRDLARFTTDLAISERLIPQFPREVVAISESGIHRAEDAARAKACGADAILVGESLMRAPDPTELLRSFR; this comes from the coding sequence ATGTCAGACAAACTCACTGAAATCATGGCCTGGAAGCGGCAGGAAATTGCTCCGGATGTTCGCAGCGTATCGCTCGACGAACTGGCGCAGCTCCACCGCGCCCTTCCGTCGCCGCCTTCGTTTCTCCAGGCGTTGCGCCGATCCGATGACGGACTTGCCGTAATCGCCGAAATCAAACGCCGTTCTCCTTCCGCGGGGGAAATCGCCGCCGGGGCGTCCGCGTTGACTCAAGCCGCACGCTACCAGTCCGCCGGGGCCGATTGTTTGTCTGTGCTCACGGACCAGAAATACTTCGGCGGCACGCTGAGTGACCTCGAGCAGGTAACGGCGAGTTTTCGCGAATCCCCTCCGGCCGTGCCTTGTTTGCGGAAGGACTTCATGGTGCACCCCATCCAAGTCCGCCAAGCTCGGGAGGCCGGAGCCAGTGCGATTCTGATCATTGTGCGAGCCCTGACCGACGAAGAGATCATGACGTTACACGCTGCGGCGACGGCGGCGGGCTTGGACGCGCTTTTCGAGATCCACAGCGAAGCCGAACTCGAGCGGGCCGTCAGCCATCGGGCCCAAATCATTGGTGTCAACAATCGCGATCTGGCCCGGTTTACCACGGACCTCGCGATCAGCGAGCGCCTCATCCCGCAGTTTCCCCGCGAGGTCGTTGCCATCAGTGAAAGCGGAATCCATCGAGCCGAGGACGCCGCGCGGGCCAAAGCGTGTGGGGCCGATGCCATTCTCGTGGGCGAGTCTCTCATGCGCGCGCCCGATCCGACGGAGCTCTTGCGGTCGTTCCGCTAG